Proteins encoded by one window of Microbacterium testaceum:
- a CDS encoding WXG100 family type VII secretion target: MSDRISAEEGALARGSEVVNGAHADIADSTRRVLAELDELRGNWSGDAASSYGVLVEEWTAGARKLNDVLITLSAALQATARDQEAVEEEHRTTIHGLGTMLGGQS, encoded by the coding sequence ATGTCTGACCGCATTTCCGCGGAAGAGGGAGCCCTTGCCCGGGGCTCCGAGGTGGTGAACGGCGCTCACGCCGACATCGCCGACAGCACCAGGCGGGTGCTCGCGGAACTCGACGAGTTGCGCGGCAACTGGTCGGGCGACGCAGCAAGCTCCTACGGCGTCCTCGTCGAGGAGTGGACGGCGGGAGCCCGGAAGCTGAACGACGTGCTCATCACCCTCAGCGCCGCGCTTCAGGCCACGGCCCGCGACCAAGAAGCCGTCGAAGAAGAACACCGCACGACCATCCATGGTCTCGGAACGATGCTGGGAGGCCAGTCATGA
- a CDS encoding WXG100 family type VII secretion target, with product MSDFRVTPESLHAAAARLRSESARIDSTLSGLDSEVTRLRGQWEGAAQAAYNNAQQQWSATLEQMRDVLQRISNATDSIADDYVSADRASAARFH from the coding sequence ATGAGCGACTTCCGCGTCACCCCTGAGTCGCTGCACGCTGCGGCTGCTCGACTCCGCTCCGAGAGTGCGCGAATCGACTCGACCCTGAGCGGTCTCGACAGCGAGGTCACTCGTCTGCGGGGACAGTGGGAGGGCGCGGCGCAGGCGGCGTACAACAACGCCCAGCAGCAGTGGAGCGCCACGCTCGAGCAGATGCGCGACGTGCTCCAGCGCATTTCGAACGCCACCGACTCGATCGCGGACGACTACGTTTCCGCCGATCGCGCGTCGGCGGCGCGTTTCCACTGA
- the eccD gene encoding type VII secretion integral membrane protein EccD — protein MADVMNATRALLRLSVQSEGRRLDIAIPAQVPVIEFLPGFARSLGVLDPSMTSAGYALQRSDGTSVDPSRGAAAQGIVDGEVLTLVRGGLVAQPRVYDDIVEAVIDATTQQNRPWTTRDNARTALAVSLALLGVCAVLLLAAGRALPFGALVAGGGAVVLLVVSAVVSRLGQREAGQGLGMAASIFAAVAGFIAVPASLTMWGWPMAAAGGGAFLIAGVSLALTRDRAELQLAPLVAGGAIGVTGTLAAFFPAAAVWTLMVGVIATLGGALPWLALGTTRLRVVSPQSDAEMFADPQPIDADDIAARVAQGKRILIGLRLALAAAVLVATPLVAAQNATGALVCALAFAGMMFPSRQTFARSGVLTVMATGIIGLVVAGVVASLAQPGLRVGILVVLAVATVCVVTVTLLAPKTRLRLIRLADTAELLVLAALLPLAVISSGLA, from the coding sequence ATGGCTGACGTCATGAATGCGACACGAGCGTTGCTGCGGCTGTCGGTGCAGAGCGAGGGACGCCGACTCGACATCGCGATTCCCGCGCAGGTGCCGGTCATCGAGTTCCTACCGGGCTTCGCACGGTCTCTCGGTGTGCTCGACCCGTCGATGACCTCGGCGGGTTACGCGCTCCAGCGCTCCGACGGAACCAGCGTCGACCCCTCGCGCGGGGCCGCCGCGCAGGGCATCGTCGACGGCGAAGTCCTCACCCTCGTCCGCGGCGGGCTCGTCGCGCAACCGCGCGTCTACGACGACATCGTCGAGGCCGTGATCGACGCCACCACCCAGCAGAATCGCCCGTGGACCACGCGCGACAACGCGCGCACGGCCCTGGCGGTCAGCCTGGCGCTCCTCGGCGTCTGCGCGGTCCTCCTCCTCGCCGCCGGCCGCGCCCTTCCCTTCGGCGCCCTCGTCGCGGGCGGCGGGGCCGTCGTCCTGCTCGTCGTCTCGGCCGTCGTGTCGCGACTCGGCCAGCGTGAAGCCGGTCAGGGGCTGGGGATGGCGGCATCCATTTTCGCTGCCGTCGCGGGCTTCATCGCCGTCCCGGCCTCGCTCACCATGTGGGGATGGCCGATGGCCGCGGCCGGCGGCGGCGCATTCCTCATCGCGGGCGTCTCGCTCGCCCTCACCCGCGACCGTGCCGAGCTCCAGCTCGCGCCCCTCGTCGCTGGGGGCGCGATCGGAGTTACCGGAACCCTCGCCGCGTTCTTCCCGGCGGCCGCCGTCTGGACGCTCATGGTCGGCGTCATCGCCACCCTCGGCGGCGCGCTGCCGTGGCTCGCTCTCGGAACGACGCGACTGCGGGTCGTCTCCCCCCAGAGCGACGCCGAGATGTTCGCCGACCCCCAGCCGATCGACGCCGACGACATCGCCGCCCGCGTCGCCCAGGGCAAGCGCATCCTGATCGGCCTGCGCCTCGCCCTCGCCGCGGCGGTCCTCGTGGCGACGCCTCTCGTCGCAGCGCAGAACGCGACCGGCGCCCTCGTGTGCGCTCTCGCCTTCGCGGGCATGATGTTCCCCTCGCGCCAGACCTTCGCTCGTTCCGGAGTACTGACCGTCATGGCGACCGGCATCATCGGGCTCGTCGTCGCCGGGGTCGTGGCCTCGCTCGCGCAACCGGGCCTGCGCGTCGGCATCCTGGTCGTGCTCGCGGTGGCCACCGTCTGCGTCGTCACCGTCACGCTGCTCGCCCCCAAGACGCGGCTGCGGCTGATCCGTCTCGCCGACACGGCCGAGCTCCTCGTGCTGGCCGCTCTCCTGCCCCTCGCGGTCATCTCGTCCGGTCTGGCCTGA
- the eccB gene encoding type VII secretion protein EccB has product MATKGDLIEAQNFSRRRLLTAFVSGAPGGKELQPSSPLRAVIAAIALTVIVVLVGVFYGLIRPGLPTGWENGKLVLVSDTGARFVTVDGVLHPVINTASARLLLPANEYGVISTDSSTLGGTPVGDTLGITGAPDELPPVSGLINTGWSACVSDDAGLDVRISSAAGPTPATDRAVVVSVDGILHVVQGGRSFAVSSEVADAVLRAAGISSLSPVTVPASWLDLFTAGTALTPITLKNYGQPVANTSLRVGQVIRQAGAPEDERFLVQTGGVLESLSPLAWQLYQLGSGEALKGKVTEVTADEIRGLATAKQGLGDEWPPVGFETVAAGQRPCAVLTGGEGQATTTLATQPSSTAVTAGVRVDPSHGALVRAGGRGDDNTSILTLVDATGTAFPLPGATDDTIARLGYSTNDVGSIPDGWTALLRTGPSLSESAAQQTPETK; this is encoded by the coding sequence ATGGCCACCAAAGGCGACCTGATCGAGGCGCAGAACTTCTCGCGCCGACGCCTCCTCACCGCGTTCGTCAGCGGCGCCCCGGGAGGAAAAGAGCTTCAGCCGAGTTCGCCCCTGCGGGCGGTCATCGCCGCGATCGCGCTCACGGTCATCGTGGTGCTCGTCGGCGTCTTCTACGGCCTCATCCGCCCCGGCCTGCCCACCGGCTGGGAGAACGGCAAGCTCGTCCTCGTCTCCGATACGGGCGCCCGCTTCGTCACGGTCGACGGCGTGCTCCACCCCGTGATCAACACCGCCAGCGCCCGCCTGCTGCTTCCGGCGAACGAGTACGGCGTGATCTCGACCGACTCGTCCACCCTCGGCGGGACCCCCGTGGGCGACACCCTCGGCATCACCGGGGCGCCCGACGAGCTGCCCCCGGTGTCGGGCCTCATCAACACCGGCTGGAGCGCCTGCGTGTCCGACGACGCCGGTCTCGATGTGCGCATCTCGTCCGCCGCGGGCCCGACCCCCGCCACCGACCGCGCCGTCGTCGTGTCGGTGGACGGCATCCTCCACGTCGTGCAGGGCGGCCGCAGCTTCGCCGTGTCGAGCGAGGTCGCCGACGCGGTGCTGCGCGCCGCCGGGATCTCTTCGCTGTCGCCCGTGACCGTCCCGGCATCCTGGCTCGACCTCTTCACCGCCGGCACGGCGCTCACCCCGATCACCCTGAAGAACTACGGCCAGCCCGTGGCGAACACGTCCCTGCGCGTCGGCCAGGTCATCCGTCAGGCGGGTGCCCCCGAAGACGAGCGCTTCCTCGTTCAGACGGGCGGAGTGCTCGAATCGCTCTCGCCCCTCGCGTGGCAGCTCTACCAGCTCGGCAGCGGCGAAGCGCTGAAGGGCAAGGTCACCGAGGTGACGGCCGACGAGATCCGCGGGCTCGCCACAGCCAAGCAGGGTCTCGGCGACGAGTGGCCCCCCGTCGGCTTCGAAACCGTCGCCGCCGGCCAGCGCCCCTGTGCCGTGCTCACCGGCGGCGAGGGCCAGGCCACGACCACCCTCGCCACGCAACCGTCGTCCACGGCCGTCACCGCGGGCGTGCGCGTCGACCCCAGTCACGGGGCACTCGTGCGAGCGGGAGGCCGCGGTGACGACAACACGAGCATCCTGACGCTGGTGGATGCCACGGGCACGGCCTTCCCGCTCCCGGGAGCGACCGACGACACCATCGCCCGCCTCGGCTACTCGACGAACGACGTCGGCTCGATCCCCGACGGGTGGACCGCGCTTCTGCGTACCGGTCCCTCACTCAGTGAGAGCGCCGCGCAGCAGACGCCGGAGACGAAGTGA
- a CDS encoding S8 family serine peptidase has protein sequence MTLRSRAARVAAVAAAAGILLIGIPSPASAAGPSKTVVAATTQSQCTASTRVPETPAALSSLQSSSAWPLTRGAGVTVAIVDSGVAANPHLDGIVLPGVNLVPDGTDGAGRTDNYAHGTVIAGQIAAQLISGSGVEGLAPDAKILPVRVYAGIEKQLVEAGFGPNTERLAEGIRYAADQGAQIINVSISTSEKNATLADAVAYAQQRGSLVVASAGNRSNNDSPEQDDKDGARYPAGFSGVIGVAAVGSEGVVTTASIHGPHVSLSAPGQAIASSWPLGGDCVVGADEPATSWATAYVSAAAALVASAHPSETPVQWAYRLEATAVRAQPDIRSNISGWGVVQPYDAIVLVPGTGLRGPKSPFVAASPSASPSATPEPVAVVIGPGPDAAAITTATGIGVAGLIALGAIGALAIYVSRRREETAPRRAAPTGRGLYGPEEQE, from the coding sequence GTGACCCTGCGCTCACGCGCCGCGCGAGTGGCCGCCGTCGCGGCTGCCGCGGGGATCCTGCTGATCGGAATCCCCTCCCCCGCGTCCGCCGCCGGACCCTCGAAAACCGTCGTGGCGGCGACCACGCAGAGCCAGTGCACGGCCTCCACGCGGGTCCCCGAGACCCCGGCGGCTCTCTCCTCGCTGCAGAGCTCGTCGGCCTGGCCGCTCACCCGGGGGGCGGGTGTCACCGTCGCCATCGTCGACTCGGGTGTCGCCGCGAATCCCCACCTCGACGGGATCGTGCTCCCGGGCGTCAACCTCGTGCCCGACGGCACCGATGGGGCGGGCCGCACCGACAACTACGCGCACGGCACGGTGATCGCCGGCCAGATCGCAGCCCAGCTGATTTCCGGCTCCGGCGTAGAAGGCCTGGCCCCCGACGCGAAGATCCTGCCCGTTCGTGTCTACGCCGGTATCGAGAAGCAGCTCGTCGAGGCGGGCTTCGGACCGAACACCGAACGGTTGGCCGAGGGAATCCGGTACGCCGCCGACCAGGGCGCGCAAATCATCAACGTCTCGATCAGCACGAGCGAGAAGAACGCCACCCTCGCGGATGCCGTGGCCTACGCGCAGCAACGCGGCAGTCTGGTGGTCGCCAGCGCGGGCAACCGGTCGAACAACGACTCCCCCGAGCAGGATGACAAGGACGGAGCGCGCTACCCGGCGGGCTTCTCCGGAGTCATCGGCGTCGCCGCGGTCGGGTCGGAGGGAGTCGTCACCACGGCGAGCATCCACGGCCCCCACGTGAGCCTGTCCGCGCCCGGCCAGGCCATCGCCTCGTCGTGGCCGCTCGGAGGCGACTGCGTCGTCGGCGCTGACGAGCCGGCGACCAGTTGGGCGACGGCGTACGTCTCTGCGGCCGCGGCTCTCGTGGCATCCGCCCATCCCTCCGAAACCCCCGTGCAGTGGGCGTACCGGCTCGAAGCGACCGCCGTCCGCGCGCAGCCCGACATCCGCTCCAACATCTCGGGGTGGGGCGTCGTGCAGCCCTACGACGCGATTGTCTTGGTTCCGGGTACCGGCCTGCGCGGTCCGAAGAGCCCCTTCGTCGCCGCGAGCCCCTCCGCCTCGCCGAGCGCCACGCCGGAGCCCGTCGCCGTGGTCATCGGACCCGGACCGGATGCCGCGGCCATCACGACCGCGACCGGGATCGGTGTCGCCGGGTTGATCGCCCTCGGCGCGATCGGGGCTCTGGCGATCTACGTCAGCCGTCGCCGCGAAGAGACAGCTCCCCGGCGCGCAGCACCCACGGGCCGTGGCCTCTACGGGCCAGAAGAGCAGGAGTAG